The window AACCGTTCCGGGGACAGCGAAGTTCAGGATGGAGCTAAGCTCAAGAAGCCCCTTACCTGGGAAGGAGAATCGAACGACCAAGAAAGCTATAAGCATACCAAGAAAGCCGGAGATCGGGGTGGAGAGAAGGGCCACAATGAGGGTGTCCTTTATCGTCTCCCCTCCTACCTTGAAAGCGTACAGCAGGTGTGCCAGAGTAGGGGTAAAATCATACCCCCAGACCTTGGTAAAAGCTCCTACAACGATGACCCCATACAAGAGGATAACCGAGGCAGCCAAAATCGCCAAAATACCCTGAAGTATCCGTTTCGCTCCGGGGCCAATCAGCTTAGACGTAGAATCCACCGGCTTGCCCGTAATAGTCGTGTATTGCCTCTTTCTAAGGAAATATCGTTGAGTAAGGAAAGCCGTCACCGATGGCAAAAGGAGTACAACAGCCAAAGCTGCCCCAAGAGGCAAGTTGAAAGAACCGGTGATTTCGAGATAGGCTTGGGTCGCGAGCATGGGGAAGCGACTTCCTGCCAAGACCAAGGGGTTCCCGAAATCAGCGAGAGACTCGATAAAGACCACCAAAAAGGCGCTTGCAAGACCAGGGAGGGAGAGAGGAATCGTCACCCTGCAAAAAGTCTGCCATCGAGAGGCTCCCACGTTCATAGCTGCATCCTCCAAGGTAGGATTGAGCGACTCAAGGACACCACGTAGAGTCAAGTAGGCAACTGGAGCAAAAGTGAAAACTTGTGAAATGAGAACTCCCTGAAAACCATAAATTGAGTAGTGTCGTATGCCAAGAAGCCCTCTGGTGATCAGACCGTTAGATCCCAAGAGCATCAAAACCGACAGAGCGCTGGTGAAAGGAGGAGCAATTATAGGTAATATAAAAATCAAGTGAAGAATCTTTTTCCAGCGCAGATTTATCCTAACCATGGACAAAGCTGCCGCAAAGCCGACGACAGTCCCGATAAG is drawn from Dethiosulfovibrio peptidovorans and contains these coding sequences:
- a CDS encoding ABC transporter permease; its protein translation is MRQCRLLLRDPVMAFLILAVTCALALFVLYPLGMVFFKSFHDAQGSLSLEQYFRFGRFAYLRNALWNSLSVGALTGLIGTVVGFAAALSMVRINLRWKKILHLIFILPIIAPPFTSALSVLMLLGSNGLITRGLLGIRHYSIYGFQGVLISQVFTFAPVAYLTLRGVLESLNPTLEDAAMNVGASRWQTFCRVTIPLSLPGLASAFLVVFIESLADFGNPLVLAGSRFPMLATQAYLEITGSFNLPLGAALAVVLLLPSVTAFLTQRYFLRKRQYTTITGKPVDSTSKLIGPGAKRILQGILAILAASVILLYGVIVVGAFTKVWGYDFTPTLAHLLYAFKVGGETIKDTLIVALLSTPISGFLGMLIAFLVVRFSFPGKGLLELSSILNFAVPGTVVGIGYILAFNRPPVVLIGTLSILVLNFVFRYIPVGIQSGVAILRQIDPSIEEAAKNVGADGLTTFRRVTLPLIAPAFFSGLVFAFVRAMTAISAAIFLVSAHWNLLTVQILSQVGAGRLGVAAAFSVILVCIVLAAVAIIGWLVPGRSGGASSIQVREE